GACCACTTCGCGCCGCTCTGGGCCCGCAACGCGCCGCGCTTCGGGCTCGCGCACCTGATGGCGCTGGGGCTCGGGCCCTGGCTCGCGGTGGAGGTCCCGGACCTGATCAGCAAGGGCCACGTGGTCCACAAGGAGCGGCAGGGCGAAGCGACAGAGTGACGTCACCGGACGAACACGGAAGCGGAGCTCGATTTCGGAGTAAAAAAAACGATGAAAACATGAGCAGTCTGGCGGTGACGTCACCAGAACTTGAGACGTGACCGGAGggaaataaacataattaatgTCCCTGTTTGTTGGAGTGACGTCATGttggaacaaaaacaaatccgACTGGAATTAAGTGAAGGTTAATGGTCATATATATAAAGTTCAAATGATTTATGAATATAATTTAAACTGAACTCTTCACTATGTTTAGCTTCAGGTTCAAATAAAACAACCTACATGCACACTGACACTTAAagtataacatattatatatatattagggctgtgaaacgattaaaatttttaatcggattaatcacaggtttttgtggattaatcatgattaatcacatattaccgatattctcggtatattttgtgagaacatagacaagacggatatatacatttatacattcttctatacaatggtgctgcaactcagcagttatttagcagttttcttccatatggaacattaatacatcttcatcctaaacagaatgtttaaccctcctgttacctttcgggtcaatttgaccccattcaatgtttaatgtcggtgttctttggggtcaatttgaccccaggctgtttttcactgtgtcaaacatatcagaaatatcaacttttttatttatttaaagggctatttaggtagtcaacaaacaaacataaagtacctcacacttaaacttgggaagcaatattaattctaataattttctggaggttttaattgctggggtcaaattgaccccgagggtaaaatatgttagtaaatgtaaaggtaacaggagggttaaacagagcatttttctcttgtttgtcaaccattaactccaccatgatacaatctaaaggtggacagattgacaagtgactttttttttgctcggtcccgatgcgcgcgcacatagctctgtggcgcgacagacggagatcgataagtgttaacgcaacgcgaagagacagaaatgacatgctgctgtggagatacgatcaacaacagacgtttagtttaataaaagaacaaagacgtgctatagagaacatgtcaggggggcgggccaatctctttaatgtcattgatctaccgacactacgccgcgatcgactggcaggtcgcgatcgacgtgttgagaccctgatctacaggaagtaaaagtcgtaacaaggtttccgtaggtgaacctgcggaaggatcattaccgatgaacagaccgtctgcatgagagcggacagagttcagattgaagtggtggattggaagctcattttgcaagtgacttttttttcgtcccgacgaccaacaacagacggattggaagctcattctgcgcatgcgttaaatgcgtaaaaaaaaaaaaactagttaaacctttaattgaattaactgagttaacgcgttatttttcacagcactaatatatatttgttcggTGAAAAGCAGGTTTAAGAAATAAACTGTTTCAAgataaatttgttttatttaatgacAGTTGTTTTTTAATGCCTTCTATTCATGCGTTCATTTTAATCCGTCCAAATAACACTTGTATTTAAACTGATATCTATAATAAGTGAGCTGTGATAACTTATGTTAAATGATTCTACATTACATGAATGATTTTAGTGGCCGACTttgaaaactaaattaaaatgttgtttatttttactttttaaaggaCGTGGATACATCACCGAGTTTATGGTTTTACATGGACATTGAAGCTGGATTATATTCCACAATGGTTGTAATTCATGACATACAAATAATTGATAAAAGTTCATTCATCCTTTACAAAGGAAATCTGTAAATATTTGCTATTATTTAATCTAGAAATAGAATTGaagctttttattattatttttagattcATACTTTGAGTTCATAATAAAGTCTTCTGTTATTTTCCACCTCGTTTTTATTTATAGTTTCAGTGTTGAGTTTATTTTCCGTTACGTTTCCTCTCAGTAAACTTGGataagctcctcccactcagCCGGAGGCCACACCCCATTTTCCTGCACGTTGCTGGGCGACGACTTCCAGTCCCAACTCCTCACCGGGACGCTCCACGCGGCGCCGTAGTTCGCCGTCACGTAGTCGAGCGTCTCGCAGGGGACGCGCACCTTCAGCTCCAGAAGCTCCGCCCAGCACAGTGAGAAGCGAGGGAAGAcgtacctggtggaggaacaCCAATAAACCTCAGAACTAAGGTTTAACCAATGAGAAGCGAGGGAAGAtgtacctggtggaggaacaTCAAAACcttattcactttaaagtttgTGTAAACTCAAAGTACCCACTTGAACTTGCGGCCGCTCCTCGCCTGCGTTCCCCCGTTCCAGACGACGTCTCCATCCTCATAGAAAAAGAAAACGTCCAGTTTGACGTCGTCGCTCACAAAGGAAAGTTCCAGACTGTCCtccaccttcaaaataaaatacgagCTTAGAATTCAGAATGTATTCAAAACCAGAtgagtgaaaataaaaaaaataaattgtaaaataCAAAGTAAGTGGAATATTAATAAGATAAAAGGAGTAAAATATTGAAAAGAACGTTTTCACCTTTCCAAATTTGTGTTTGAGTGACAGCCCGGCGTCCTTAAACGCCACGATGATGTCAGAGCGGAAGTCCTGGACGAAGATGCCGATGTCGACGTCCCGGCTGTACGAGATCACGCTGCACTGCCTGAACCAGCCTGCAGGGGCAGCACACACTTGACTAAAAGGGACAGCTTGGACTCTTTAGAGCTCTAAAGGCTCATTCAGAAAAGAGACGATGAAGTAACCGTCTTACCCAGGCAGGTGCCGCTGCTCAGCCAGAAGGGGACGTCGAGGCCGGCGAGGATCCGCGCGGCCGAATGAAGCAACGACTTCACTTGCCTCCGAAAGTCCACGGCCTCCGGAGACGAGTCCTCGGGGTAGagctacacccacacacagtggggagagagagagacagacacggaTGGTTTAAATCGTTTCcctaaaatgtaaacaaatgaaatgcCCTTTCTCAATAAAAACCCAGGGATTGGTCCCGACCTGCAGGAAGTTGCGGGCGTCACGGTAACGGCACTCCAAGAACCGAGCCCGTCGCTGCTCGGACAGGAAGCGGGTCACGTTGCGCGGGATCCGAACGTCGAGGCTGTCCAGGACCGTTAGAACCAGCTccggcctgcagggggcgccgACTTAACAAACACGCTACAACCAATCCAGAAGAGCAACGGCGGCCAGGACAGGAAGTgttttacatttcaaaataaaagacttttaCATCTATCCATTAACAGATAGCCTATCTGTTAGCATCATTGTTAGCCTAAAACTGATGCTAACACTGATGCTAACAGAGAGGCTAACCCACCTGTCGTAGGATCCAGCATGGCGTCCGTAGTCCAGCAGCTTGAAGGGAGCGAAGCTTCGGTCCGCGTTGGATTTGAAGCGAAGCGCTCCGTGCCACAGGTAGTTCCCACTGCGCTCATACAGGAACACCACCTGAACAAGACATTGATtagcctccaacaccacctggacaAGACATTGATTAGCCTCCAACACCACATTGATtagcctccaacaccacctggacaAGACATTGATtagcctccaacaccacctggacaAGACATTGATtagcctccaacaccacctgaaCAAGACATCGATtagcctccaacaccacctggacaAGACATTGATtagcctccaacaccacctggacaAGACATTGATtagcctccaacaccacctggacaAGACATTGATtagcctccaacaccacctggacaAGACATTGATtagcctccaacaccacctggacaAGACATTGATtagcctccaacaccacctggacaAGACATTGATtagcctccaacaccacctggacaAGACATTGATtagcctccaacaccacctggacaAGACATTGATtagcctccaacaccacctggacaAGACATTGATtagcctccaacaccacctgaaCAAGACATTGATtagcctccaacaccacctggacaAGACATTGATtagcctccaacaccacctggatCAAGTGTTGGTTAGGAATGCTGTGGCCCCGCCCACCTGTATGACGTGGCCGTAGAGGCGGAACAAGAAGTGGAGAGGGATCTCCTCTCCTGATAGGTTGTCCAGACTGGCCAATCGCGGGTCTTCTCCTCGCAGCTCCAGCAGCTCGAAGCCTTTCTGCTCTGCAGCCAATAGGAAGCCGGGCTGAGACGCACAGAAAGTTACGTTAGAAGAGAAAACGCATCGAAACCGGCGCAGTGGTTAGCCGGCCCCACCTTCAACAGATGATTGGCCCCTGGCTCCcctagcccatgtcgatgtgtccttgagcaaggcactgaccCCTGACCGCACGGCGCTCACCTCGTACTTCCACAGGTTGGCGTGCAGAGCGAAGGACGTGATCGGCCTGCCGGTgcacaggaagctgcagtgcGGCTCGCGCACCAGCCGATCACGCTGCCGCAAAGCATCGTGGGAGAGCAGCCTCAGGGCGGCGGTGTCGGCGAGGAACAGCGGCAGCCCGAAGTGCTGCGCCAACCCGAGGAACTTCTTCACCGCTTGCTGAGGAGACGGAGACGGCTGGTTACTGTGGCAACAGCTGCCATGACAGGAAGCATTTTACATGCCGTCAATCAACACTGATGCCAACACTGATGCTAACCCTGATGCTAACCCTGATGCTAACACTGATGCTAACACTGATGCCAACACTGATGCCAACACTGATGCCAACACTGATGCCAACACTGACGCCAACACTGACGCCAACACTGACGCCAACACTGACGCTAACACTGACGCCAACACTGATGCCAACACTGACGCCAACACTGACGCCAACACTGACGCCAACACTGACGCCAACACTGACGCTAACACTGACGCTAACACTGACGCTAACACTGATGCTAACACTGATGCTAACACTGATGCTAACACTGATGCTAACACTGATGCCAACACTGATGCCAACACTGACGCCAACACTGACGCTAACACTGACGCCAACACTGACGCCAACACTGACGCCAACACTGACGCTAACACTGACGCCAACACTGACGCTAACACTGATGCTAACACTGACGCTAACACTGATGCTAACACTGATGCTAACACTGATGCTAACACTGACGCTAACACTGATGCTAACACTGATGCTAACACATACCCATTGTAGGTCGTTGGCGGTGAGGTGGCCCGTCCGGCTAAGGATGAAAGGGCCAGACTGCAGAAGAAAGGCATGATGGGAAATCTGATTTCCCTGCTTTGATATATTGAGgcaatatgtacatttataataTGTAAGATTTGAGCTtttaagatatttatattttataataaagaaataatggTGTTGACAAATATCAACGAAGGATCACATGACAAAATTAATCCGTCAAAAATGTCCAGCAAATATTACAAATAAGATTAAGCGACTGTATTTATAGTATCCGTTTATAGTCATTGATACTCGTGATTATTCCAACAGTTGATCGATTGATGTCTCACCTGACTGGCGTACTTCCGGTAGTAATATAACTGGAACAGCAGAAACACGGAGCTGCTGACAATCAGCAGCGTTAAAACGGCCGTCCGGTTCACGCGAGGCATCCGGGAACACTTCACGGGGACCAGCTCCTCATGACCCCCAAACCGGAGCTCTCAGGTCGTGATTAATGGCGGATATACCATAAAACGGCGCAAAAAACTGAGCTGTCCTCAGCGTCAAGAATCGGCGCCATCTTTAAAAAATCGTAACCGCTTCCGGCTCGgaccttcacaataagagcctgaGGAACACGGTTCTGTTGTCGTTGGCGGAAGTGATGATGTACACAGTTTAGAGTACATCAGTACTTTTAATACATACACTTATACACAGTTAAGGGTACATGTGTACTTTTAAtacatacactcatacacagcT
The window above is part of the Pseudoliparis swirei isolate HS2019 ecotype Mariana Trench chromosome 15, NWPU_hadal_v1, whole genome shotgun sequence genome. Proteins encoded here:
- the fktn gene encoding fukutin gives rise to the protein MPRVNRTAVLTLLIVSSSVFLLFQLYYYRKYASQSGPFILSRTGHLTANDLQWQAVKKFLGLAQHFGLPLFLADTAALRLLSHDALRQRDRLVREPHCSFLCTGRPITSFALHANLWKYEPGFLLAAEQKGFELLELRGEDPRLASLDNLSGEEIPLHFLFRLYGHVIQVVFLYERSGNYLWHGALRFKSNADRSFAPFKLLDYGRHAGSYDRPELVLTVLDSLDVRIPRNVTRFLSEQRRARFLECRYRDARNFLQLYPEDSSPEAVDFRRQVKSLLHSAARILAGLDVPFWLSSGTCLGWFRQCSVISYSRDVDIGIFVQDFRSDIIVAFKDAGLSLKHKFGKVEDSLELSFVSDDVKLDVFFFYEDGDVVWNGGTQARSGRKFKYVFPRFSLCWAELLELKVRVPCETLDYVTANYGAAWSVPVRSWDWKSSPSNVQENGVWPPAEWEELIQVY